A DNA window from Argiope bruennichi chromosome X2, qqArgBrue1.1, whole genome shotgun sequence contains the following coding sequences:
- the LOC129960307 gene encoding sugar phosphate exchanger 3-like — MASRRAVHRSDYEKETPSTSEDLESAKILLRNPKPHSKYHILAFVLTFFSYALFHATRKTFSNVKVTISATWTPQNLSLPSVFDDNWNGHHLFDTPDDTSVFLGVLDTVFMTSYATGLFISGAIGDRMNLKYVLAFGMCSSSLTVFMFGVVSEWLHIYSKIWYVVFWTLTGLLQSTGWPTVVAVIGNWFGKSSRGFVMGVWGASPSVGNIVGTCIVNGVLHFGYQYSFLVTSSVTFAFGIVILFSLISSPRDVGLPGPDEFSKSARTSLSPDEEPLLGPGMATRSIESTTSVRPTAVGLCHACCLPGVVAYSVAYACLKFVNYSFFFWLPYYLQMAYGWKEDKADLLSVWYDVGGIIGGILIGFLSDRLESRSPVVGLMLVIAPFSLYIYSEAPADLTINAALMTFTGTIIGGVASLISTAVSADLGRHPELANSKEALSTVTGIIDGTGSFGAAIGQVLVPIIMKKFGWKSVFYVFIIMTILTLVCIIDIVYRDTVALVKRVIRRIFAVSVDDGLINAERENSSLDQ, encoded by the exons ATGGCAAGTCGTCGCGCTGTGCACCGATCTGATTATGAAAAAGAAACTCCTTCGACAAGTGAGGATTTGGAATCAGCCAAGATATTATTAAGAAACCCAAAACCGCATTCGAAGTACCATATACTTGCATTTGTGCTTACGTTCTTCag CTATGCACTCTTCCATGCTACTAGAAAAACCTTCAGTAATGTTAAAGTTACTATATCTGCCACATGGACTCCTCAGAACTTATCTTTACCAAGTGTATTTGACGAT AATTGGAATGGTCACCATTTATTTGACACACCAGATGATACTTCAGTATTTCTAGGTGTATTAGATACCGTATTTATGACTTCTTATGCAACT GGATTGTTCATTAGTGGTGCCATTGGCGATCGAATGAATCTTAAATACGTTTTAGCATTTGGAATGTGTTCATCCTCTCTTACa GTTTTTATGTTTGGAGTAGTTAGTGAATGGCTCCATATATACAGTAAGATATGGTATGTGGTATTTTGGACCCTAACAGGCTTATTGCAGTCTACTGGATGGCCTACTGTTGTAGCTGTTATTGGAAATTGGTTTGGAAAATCAAG tcgTGGTTTTGTTATGGGAGTATGGGGAGCCTCTCCATCTGTTGGAAATATTGTGGGAACTTGCATTGTGAATGGTGTTTTACATTTTGGGTACCAG tacTCTTTTCTGGTAACATCCAGTGTTACATTTGCTTTTGGCATTGTTATCTTGTTCAGTTTGATATCATCACCACGTGATGTTg GTCTTCCTGGGCCTGATGAATTCTCTAAATCTGCTCGGACCTCTCTATCTCCTGATGAAGAACCTCTTTTGGGACCTGGTATGGCGACAAGAAGTATTGAAAGCACAACCTCTGTTCGGCCTACAGCTGTAGGCTTATGCCATGCATGTTGTTTGCCTGGTGTTGTGGCT TATTCTGTCGCATATGCATGTTTGAAGTTTGTCAACTATTCGTTTTTTTTCTGGTTGCCATATTATCTGCAAATGGCTTATGGATGGAAAGAAGATAAAGCTGATTTGCTTTCTGTTTGGTATGATGTTGGAGGAATAATAG gTGGTATCCTCATTGGATTTTTGTCA GATAGATTAGAAAGTCGGTCACCAGTTGTTGGTTTAATGCTTGTTATAGCTCCATTTTCTTTGTACATATATAGTG aGGCTCCTGCTGATCTAACAATAAATGCTGCTTTGATGACTTTTACTGGAACAATTATTGGTGGTGTTGCTAGTCTTATTAGTACTGCTGTTTCTGCTGATTTGGGGAGACATCCTGAACTTGCTAACAGTAAAGAGGCATTATCTACGGTAACTGGTATCATTGATGGCACTGGAAGCTTTGGTGCTGCTATTGGACAA GTTTTAGTTcctattattatgaaaaaatttggatgGAAATCTGTTTTTTATGTGTTCATTATTATG acaattttAACACTTGTATGTATTATTGATATTGTCTATCGAGATACAGTTGCTTTAGTGAAAAGAGTTATAAGAAGAATTTTTGCTGTCAGTGTGGACGATGGGCTTATTAATGCTGAGAGAGAAAATTCTTCATTGGATCAATGA